One window of the Mycobacterium sp. SVM_VP21 genome contains the following:
- a CDS encoding thiolase domain-containing protein, translating to MTQRDVAVVGFAHAPHVRRTDGTTNGVEMLMPCFAQLYSDLGIAQTDIGFWCSGSSDYLAGRAFSFISAIDSIGAVPPINESHVEMDGAWALYEAYIKVLTGEVDTALAYGFGKSSAGQLRRILALQTDPYTVAPLWPDSVSIAALQARLGLDGGQWTAEQMARVALDTFAVADRVDSVEPSTSLDELLERPFFADPLRRHDIAPITDGAAAIVLAAGDKARELCENPAWITGFEHRIESPVLGSRDLTRSLSTTVSTRAATGDDMPAVDVAEIHAPFTHQHLILTEAMRLPSKTKVNPSGGALAANPMFVAGLERIGFAAQHIFDGSAGRVLAHATSGPALQQNLVAVMEGRN from the coding sequence ATGACGCAACGCGATGTCGCGGTGGTGGGCTTCGCCCACGCCCCGCACGTTCGCCGCACCGACGGCACCACCAACGGCGTCGAGATGTTGATGCCGTGTTTCGCTCAGTTGTACTCCGACCTGGGCATCGCCCAGACCGACATCGGCTTCTGGTGCTCGGGCTCTTCGGACTACCTTGCCGGCCGGGCGTTCTCGTTCATCTCGGCGATCGACTCGATCGGCGCGGTTCCGCCGATCAACGAGTCGCATGTGGAGATGGACGGCGCGTGGGCGCTGTATGAGGCCTACATCAAGGTGTTGACCGGCGAGGTCGACACCGCGCTGGCCTACGGCTTCGGCAAGTCCTCGGCCGGCCAGCTGCGCCGGATACTGGCCCTGCAGACCGATCCCTATACCGTTGCCCCACTGTGGCCGGACTCGGTCTCGATCGCAGCACTGCAGGCCCGGCTCGGTCTGGACGGCGGCCAATGGACCGCCGAGCAGATGGCGCGGGTGGCGCTGGATACCTTCGCGGTCGCTGATCGAGTGGACTCGGTGGAGCCTTCCACCAGCCTTGATGAGCTGCTGGAGCGTCCGTTCTTCGCCGACCCGCTGCGCCGGCACGACATCGCACCGATCACCGACGGCGCCGCCGCGATCGTCCTGGCCGCCGGCGACAAGGCCCGCGAATTGTGTGAAAACCCGGCCTGGATCACCGGTTTCGAGCATCGCATCGAATCGCCGGTGTTGGGTAGCCGGGACCTGACCCGGTCACTGTCGACCACCGTTTCGACGCGGGCCGCCACCGGCGACGACATGCCGGCGGTGGACGTCGCTGAGATCCACGCGCCGTTCACCCATCAGCATCTGATCCTGACTGAGGCGATGCGGTTGCCGTCGAAGACGAAGGTGAATCCGTCCGGCGGTGCCCTGGCGGCCAATCCGATGTTTGTCGCCGGACTGGAGCGCATCGGCTTCGCCGCGCAGCACATCTTTGATGGTTCGGCGGGCCGGGTACTGGCCCATGCCACCAGCGGCCCTGCGCTGCAACAGAACCTGGTCGCGGTGATGGAAGGACGCAACTGA
- a CDS encoding acyl-CoA synthetase: protein MSEAGLWNIARDTPDAVAVVDVHGGQLTYGELAARADRYGRGLQAMGLEPGDVLVMVLPNIVDTLAVYFAAMQTGLYIVAVNWHLTGPEIGYILSDSGAKVVVAHERFAEASKIAADEAGLPAQGRFAVGNIEGFAPLSTLGAEEPATRPDVRTMGAAMLYTSGTTGKPKGVKRPLTGADPDAVPVASAGFFALYDLLPFDNHVHICGSPLYHTAVLNFSSISIQLGHKVVLMDKWDPEEMLALIDEHKVTHSHMVPTQFRRLLALPAEVRARYDMSSLRNMIHGAAPCPPEVKRQMLDWWGPVITEYYAATEGGGTKISGAEWLTHPGSVGKAWPYSVVKVLDDEGNELPSGEVGTVYMQMGGSTFAYHNDQKKTEENRAGDLFTVGDVGYLDEDGYLYLQDRKTNMIISGGVNVYPAEIENELIIHPKVLDVAVFGVPDEEWGEAIKAVVQTADGVTGDDALTAELMEYAAARLAKFKLPRSIDYIAEMPRDPNGKLYKRKLRDPYWEGRDAKI from the coding sequence ATGAGCGAAGCCGGCCTGTGGAACATTGCCCGTGACACCCCCGACGCCGTCGCCGTGGTCGACGTTCACGGTGGTCAGCTGACCTACGGGGAGCTGGCCGCCCGCGCGGACCGCTACGGCCGCGGCCTGCAGGCGATGGGTCTGGAGCCCGGTGACGTGCTGGTGATGGTGCTGCCGAACATCGTCGACACGCTCGCGGTGTACTTCGCCGCCATGCAGACCGGGCTCTACATCGTGGCCGTCAACTGGCATCTGACTGGTCCGGAGATCGGTTATATCCTCTCCGACAGCGGTGCGAAAGTTGTTGTCGCTCACGAGCGGTTCGCTGAGGCGTCCAAGATCGCCGCGGACGAGGCCGGCCTGCCCGCCCAGGGGAGGTTCGCTGTCGGCAACATCGAGGGGTTCGCCCCGCTGTCCACGTTGGGCGCCGAGGAACCGGCGACCCGGCCCGACGTGCGCACCATGGGCGCTGCGATGCTCTACACCTCGGGCACCACCGGCAAGCCCAAGGGGGTCAAGCGTCCGCTGACCGGTGCCGACCCGGACGCGGTTCCGGTTGCCTCGGCCGGCTTCTTCGCGCTCTATGACCTGTTGCCTTTCGACAACCATGTACACATCTGTGGCTCGCCGCTGTATCACACTGCGGTGCTGAACTTTTCGTCGATCTCCATCCAGCTGGGTCACAAAGTGGTGCTGATGGACAAGTGGGACCCGGAAGAGATGCTGGCGCTGATTGACGAGCACAAGGTCACCCACAGCCACATGGTGCCCACCCAATTCCGTCGGCTGTTGGCGCTGCCCGCCGAGGTGCGCGCCCGGTACGACATGTCCTCGCTGCGCAACATGATCCACGGCGCGGCGCCGTGCCCGCCCGAGGTTAAGCGCCAGATGTTGGACTGGTGGGGACCGGTGATCACCGAGTACTACGCCGCCACCGAGGGCGGCGGTACCAAGATCAGCGGCGCCGAATGGCTGACCCACCCGGGTTCGGTGGGCAAGGCCTGGCCGTATTCGGTGGTCAAGGTGCTCGACGACGAAGGCAACGAGCTGCCGTCCGGCGAGGTCGGCACCGTCTACATGCAGATGGGCGGTTCCACGTTCGCCTACCACAACGACCAGAAGAAGACCGAGGAAAACCGTGCTGGTGACCTGTTCACCGTCGGGGACGTCGGCTACCTGGATGAAGACGGCTACCTGTATCTGCAGGACCGCAAGACCAACATGATCATCTCCGGCGGGGTCAACGTCTACCCGGCCGAGATCGAGAACGAGCTGATCATTCACCCGAAGGTGCTCGACGTCGCGGTGTTCGGGGTGCCGGACGAGGAATGGGGTGAGGCGATCAAGGCCGTCGTGCAGACCGCCGACGGCGTGACCGGCGACGACGCGCTGACCGCCGAGCTGATGGAGTACGCGGCCGCACGGCTGGCGAAGTTCAAGCTGCCCCGCTCGATTGACTACATCGCCGAGATGCCGCGCGATCCGAACGGCAAGCTGTACAAGCGCAAGCTGCGCGACCCGTACTGGGAGGGGCGGGACGCCAAGATCTAG
- a CDS encoding thiolase domain-containing protein: MMGQLAAVLGTGQTKYVAKRQDVSMNGLVREAIDRALADSGSTFDDIDAVVVGKAPDFFEGVMMPELFMADAVGATGKPLIRVHTAGSVGGSTAVVAASLVKSGKFRRVLTMAWEKQSESNAMWALSIPVPFTKPVGAGAGGYFAPHVRAYIRRSGAPTHIGAMVAVKDRLNGARNPLAHLHQPDITLEKVMASQMLWDPIRFDETCPSSDGAAAMVIGDEQIADARIADGHPVAWIHATALRTEPLAYSGRDQVNPQAGRDAAAALWKEAGITSPIDEIDCAEVYVPFSWFEPMWLENLGFAPEGEGWKLTEAGETAIDGKIPFNASGGVLSSNPIGASGMIRFAESAIQVMGKAGDHQVPNARKALGHAYGGGSQYYSMWVVGADKPGG; this comes from the coding sequence CTGATGGGCCAACTCGCTGCGGTATTGGGCACCGGGCAGACCAAGTACGTCGCCAAGCGCCAGGACGTCTCGATGAACGGCCTGGTGCGCGAGGCCATCGACCGCGCGCTGGCCGACTCGGGCTCGACTTTCGACGACATCGACGCGGTGGTGGTCGGTAAGGCGCCGGACTTCTTCGAGGGCGTGATGATGCCCGAGTTGTTCATGGCCGACGCTGTGGGCGCCACCGGCAAGCCGCTGATCCGGGTGCACACCGCCGGTTCGGTGGGCGGGTCGACCGCGGTCGTGGCGGCCAGCCTGGTCAAGTCAGGTAAGTTCCGGCGCGTGCTGACCATGGCCTGGGAGAAGCAGTCGGAGTCCAACGCCATGTGGGCACTGAGCATCCCGGTGCCGTTCACCAAGCCGGTCGGCGCCGGCGCCGGCGGCTACTTCGCCCCGCACGTGCGCGCGTACATTCGCCGCTCCGGCGCGCCGACACATATCGGCGCGATGGTCGCGGTCAAGGACCGGCTCAACGGTGCCCGCAACCCACTGGCACATCTGCATCAACCGGACATCACACTCGAGAAGGTGATGGCATCCCAGATGCTGTGGGATCCCATCCGTTTCGATGAGACCTGCCCGTCATCCGACGGTGCCGCCGCAATGGTGATCGGCGACGAGCAGATCGCTGACGCGCGGATCGCCGACGGGCATCCGGTGGCCTGGATCCACGCCACCGCACTGCGCACCGAGCCACTGGCTTACTCCGGTCGCGATCAGGTCAATCCGCAGGCCGGCCGGGACGCTGCGGCCGCCTTGTGGAAAGAAGCCGGTATCACCAGCCCGATCGACGAGATCGACTGCGCCGAAGTGTATGTGCCGTTCTCCTGGTTCGAGCCGATGTGGCTGGAGAACCTGGGGTTCGCTCCCGAAGGCGAGGGCTGGAAGCTCACCGAGGCCGGCGAGACCGCGATCGATGGCAAGATCCCGTTCAACGCCTCCGGCGGGGTGCTGTCGTCCAACCCGATCGGCGCCTCGGGCATGATCCGGTTCGCCGAGTCGGCGATCCAGGTGATGGGTAAGGCCGGCGACCACCAGGTTCCGAACGCCCGCAAGGCACTGGGCCACGCCTACGGCGGCGGCTCGCAGTACTACTCGATGTGGGTGGTCGGCGCCGACAAACCCGGCGGTTAG
- a CDS encoding NAD-dependent epimerase/dehydratase family protein → MRVAVTGGTGYLGAHTVKTLLEAGHSVRLLVAPGCGDEPVIPRLRELGALEVLDGDIRDTAVVAALLDGCDSVLHAAGVVGTNDRQEKLMWDINAYATEAILTRAVAAGLDPVVSVSSYSALFPPPNGIIGPDSPTVPGRSAYARTKAYGERVARRLQDEGAPVVVTYPSSVVGPAFHTAAGVTERGWAPIVKYRMAPVVRGGMAMVDVRDIGRVHESLMRPGRGPHRYLCGGIMVSFDEMIAAVEQGLGAPVRRIPVAPSVFKGIGRVSDLASKLLPLPESLSYEAAWLLTSATPTDDSATLADLGLGWRSPIEAIVESLRVG, encoded by the coding sequence ATGCGGGTCGCAGTCACCGGCGGCACCGGCTACCTCGGCGCCCACACGGTCAAGACACTGCTGGAAGCCGGACACTCGGTGCGGCTGCTGGTCGCTCCGGGCTGCGGTGACGAGCCCGTCATTCCCCGGTTACGTGAGCTGGGCGCGCTGGAGGTGCTCGACGGCGACATCCGCGACACCGCGGTGGTGGCTGCACTGTTGGACGGCTGCGACTCGGTGCTGCACGCCGCCGGGGTGGTCGGCACCAACGACCGCCAGGAAAAGTTGATGTGGGACATCAACGCTTACGCCACCGAAGCGATCCTGACCCGTGCCGTGGCCGCCGGTCTGGACCCGGTGGTATCGGTCAGTTCCTACAGCGCGCTCTTTCCGCCGCCGAACGGCATCATCGGCCCGGACTCGCCCACCGTGCCCGGGCGCAGCGCCTACGCCCGGACCAAGGCCTACGGCGAGCGGGTGGCCCGCCGGCTGCAGGACGAGGGCGCTCCGGTCGTGGTCACCTATCCCTCCAGCGTCGTCGGCCCGGCGTTTCACACCGCGGCCGGCGTCACCGAACGAGGCTGGGCGCCGATCGTGAAGTACCGGATGGCCCCGGTGGTGCGCGGTGGCATGGCGATGGTCGACGTCCGCGATATCGGCCGGGTACACGAGTCGCTGATGCGGCCCGGCCGCGGCCCGCACCGCTATCTGTGCGGCGGGATCATGGTCAGCTTCGACGAGATGATCGCCGCGGTAGAGCAGGGTTTGGGTGCCCCGGTGCGCCGAATCCCGGTTGCCCCCAGCGTCTTCAAGGGCATCGGCCGAGTCAGCGACCTGGCCAGCAAGCTGCTGCCACTGCCCGAGTCGCTGAGCTACGAGGCGGCCTGGCTGCTGACCTCGGCCACCCCGACGGATGACTCGGCCACGCTGGCCGATCTGGGCCTGGGGTGGCGATCACCGATCGAGGCGATCGTGGAGTCGCTGCGGGTCGGTTAG
- a CDS encoding cytochrome P450: MTEVMADAKPDTKPDVDLTDGTFYADGGARGAYGWMRANEPVFRDRNGLAAASTYQAVIEAERTPEVFSNAGGIRPDQPGFPYMIDMDDPEHLVRRKLVNAGFTRKRVHAQLPSIETLCDTLIDAVCERGECDFVRDIAAPLPMAVIGDMLGVLPEERSLLLRWSDDLVAGLSSHLDPESATAQAVMAAFAGWTEFTRNIITKRRAEPTDDLFSVLVNAEVDGEQMTDDEIIFETLLILIGGDETTRHTLSGGTAQLLRHVDQWELLQREPDRLPVAIEEMLRWTSPVKNMCRTLTRDTEFHGTRLREGEKMLLLFESANFDESVFEEPERFDVTRDPNSHVAFGFGTHFCLGNQLARLELRLMTERILQRLPDLRLASGDALPLRPANFVSGLESMPVVFTPTKPLLG; the protein is encoded by the coding sequence ATGACCGAGGTAATGGCCGATGCCAAGCCGGACACCAAGCCGGATGTCGATCTGACCGACGGCACGTTCTATGCCGACGGGGGAGCTCGTGGCGCCTACGGCTGGATGCGGGCCAACGAGCCGGTGTTCCGGGACCGCAACGGGCTGGCCGCGGCGTCGACCTACCAGGCGGTGATCGAGGCCGAGCGCACACCCGAGGTGTTCTCCAACGCCGGCGGCATCCGACCCGACCAACCAGGCTTCCCCTACATGATCGACATGGACGACCCGGAGCACCTGGTGCGCCGCAAACTGGTCAACGCCGGCTTCACCCGCAAGCGGGTGCACGCCCAGCTGCCGTCCATCGAGACCTTGTGCGACACCCTCATCGATGCGGTCTGCGAGCGCGGCGAATGCGACTTCGTCCGCGACATCGCGGCGCCGCTGCCGATGGCGGTGATCGGCGACATGCTCGGCGTGCTGCCAGAAGAACGATCGCTACTGCTGAGGTGGTCCGACGACCTGGTAGCCGGGCTGAGCTCACACCTGGATCCGGAATCGGCGACGGCCCAGGCGGTCATGGCGGCATTCGCCGGCTGGACCGAATTCACCCGGAACATCATCACGAAACGTCGTGCCGAGCCCACCGATGACCTGTTCTCCGTGCTGGTCAACGCCGAGGTGGACGGCGAACAGATGACCGATGACGAGATCATCTTCGAGACCCTGCTGATTCTGATCGGCGGTGACGAGACCACTCGGCACACCCTGTCCGGTGGTACGGCGCAGCTACTGCGCCACGTCGATCAGTGGGAGCTGTTGCAGCGCGAACCCGATCGGTTGCCGGTGGCGATTGAGGAGATGCTGCGGTGGACCTCGCCGGTGAAGAACATGTGCCGCACCCTGACCCGCGATACTGAGTTCCACGGCACGCGGCTGCGCGAGGGCGAGAAGATGCTGCTGCTGTTCGAGTCGGCCAACTTCGACGAGTCGGTGTTCGAGGAGCCGGAACGCTTCGATGTCACCCGAGACCCCAACAGTCACGTGGCATTCGGTTTCGGCACGCACTTCTGTCTGGGCAATCAGCTGGCCCGGCTGGAATTGCGGCTGATGACCGAGCGGATCTTGCAACGGCTGCCGGATCTGCGGCTGGCTTCCGGTGACGCCTTGCCGTTGCGCCCGGCGAACTTCGTCAGTGGCCTGGAATCGATGCCGGTGGTGTTCACGCCGACCAAGCCGCTGCTGGGATAG
- a CDS encoding OB-fold domain-containing protein has product MTASQSNRAQIDEHEPPLSAPLKLSFDYTRSVGPVLGAFFTALRERRIVGVRGSDGRVYVPPAEYDPVSDEPLTEIVPVSSVGTVVSWSWQPAPLEGQPLERPFAWALIKLDGADVPLLHAVAAESAKDISVGTRVHAHWADETVGAITDIAYFAIGEEAEPVADTPDERDPVTMVVIPSSLEIQHTASLPESAYLRALQEGKLLGARTGAEGKLYFPPKEADPATGLPLDNFVELPDKGTVTTFAIINIPFAGQRIKPPYVAAYVLLDGADIPFLHLVSEIDAHEVRMGMRVEAVWKPREEWGLGIDNIEYFRPTGEPDADYDTYKHHL; this is encoded by the coding sequence GTGACTGCCAGCCAAAGCAACCGCGCGCAGATCGATGAGCATGAGCCGCCCCTCTCTGCGCCGCTGAAGTTGTCCTTCGACTACACACGTTCAGTCGGCCCCGTTCTGGGCGCGTTCTTCACCGCTCTGCGTGAGCGCCGCATCGTCGGCGTACGTGGCTCCGACGGTCGGGTGTACGTGCCGCCGGCCGAGTACGACCCGGTCAGCGACGAACCGCTCACCGAGATCGTACCGGTGAGCAGTGTCGGGACCGTGGTGTCGTGGTCCTGGCAGCCGGCCCCGTTGGAAGGCCAACCGCTGGAGCGCCCGTTCGCCTGGGCTCTGATCAAACTCGACGGCGCCGACGTGCCGTTGCTGCACGCGGTGGCGGCCGAAAGCGCCAAGGACATCAGCGTCGGCACCCGGGTGCACGCACACTGGGCCGACGAGACCGTCGGCGCCATCACCGACATCGCCTACTTCGCGATCGGCGAGGAAGCCGAGCCGGTAGCCGACACCCCGGACGAGCGCGACCCGGTGACCATGGTGGTGATCCCCTCCAGCCTGGAGATCCAGCACACCGCGTCGCTGCCCGAAAGCGCGTACCTGCGCGCCCTGCAGGAAGGCAAGCTGCTCGGTGCGCGCACCGGCGCCGAGGGCAAGCTGTACTTCCCGCCCAAGGAAGCCGACCCGGCCACCGGCCTGCCGTTGGATAATTTCGTCGAGCTGCCCGACAAGGGCACGGTGACGACGTTCGCCATCATCAACATCCCGTTCGCCGGGCAGCGCATCAAGCCGCCGTACGTGGCCGCCTACGTGCTGCTCGACGGTGCCGACATTCCCTTCCTGCACTTGGTTTCTGAGATCGACGCCCACGAGGTGCGGATGGGAATGCGGGTCGAGGCGGTGTGGAAGCCCCGCGAGGAGTGGGGTCTGGGCATCGACAACATCGAGTACTTCCGGCCCACCGGCGAACCGGACGCCGACTACGACACCTACAAGCACCACCTGTGA
- a CDS encoding LLM class F420-dependent oxidoreductase encodes MKLGLQLGYWGAQPPTNHAELVGAAEEAGFDAVFTAEAWGSDAYTPLAWWGSSTSRVRLGTSVVQLSARTPTACAMAALTLDHLSGGRHILGLGVSGPQVVEGWYGQRFGKPLARTREYIDILRQVWAREAPVTSAGPHYPLPISGEGSTGLGKALKPITHPRRADIPVMLGAEGPKNIALAAEIADGWLPIFYAPRLADMYNEWLDEGFARPGARRTRETFEICATANIVITEDRAAAFAAMKPYLALYMGGMGSEDTNFHAEVYRRMGYGEVVDDVTKLFRSGQKDKAGEIIPDELVDDAAIVGDVDYVRKQIKVWEAAGVTMMVVTGRSTEQIQQLASLV; translated from the coding sequence ATGAAGCTGGGACTGCAACTCGGATATTGGGGCGCGCAGCCGCCGACCAACCACGCGGAACTGGTGGGCGCAGCCGAGGAAGCCGGCTTTGACGCGGTCTTCACCGCCGAGGCGTGGGGCTCCGATGCCTATACGCCGCTGGCCTGGTGGGGTTCGTCGACGTCACGGGTTCGGTTGGGCACCTCGGTGGTTCAGCTGTCGGCACGTACCCCGACCGCCTGCGCGATGGCTGCCTTGACGTTGGACCACCTCTCCGGTGGACGCCACATCCTGGGGCTGGGCGTGTCCGGCCCGCAGGTGGTGGAGGGCTGGTACGGCCAGCGCTTCGGCAAGCCGCTGGCTCGCACCCGCGAGTACATCGACATCCTGCGCCAGGTGTGGGCCCGCGAGGCCCCGGTGACCAGCGCCGGCCCGCACTACCCGCTGCCGATCAGCGGCGAGGGCAGCACCGGGCTGGGCAAGGCGCTCAAGCCGATCACCCACCCGCGCCGGGCTGACATCCCGGTGATGCTCGGCGCCGAAGGCCCGAAGAACATCGCGCTGGCCGCCGAGATCGCCGACGGCTGGCTGCCGATCTTCTACGCCCCGCGGCTGGCCGACATGTACAACGAGTGGCTCGATGAGGGCTTCGCCCGTCCGGGCGCGCGGCGTACCCGGGAAACCTTCGAGATCTGTGCGACGGCCAACATCGTCATCACCGAAGACCGTGCCGCGGCGTTCGCGGCCATGAAGCCCTACCTGGCGCTCTACATGGGCGGCATGGGTTCGGAGGACACCAACTTCCACGCCGAGGTCTACCGCCGGATGGGCTACGGCGAGGTCGTTGACGACGTGACCAAGTTGTTCCGCTCCGGACAAAAGGACAAGGCCGGCGAGATCATCCCCGACGAGCTGGTGGACGACGCCGCGATCGTCGGTGACGTCGATTACGTCCGTAAGCAGATCAAGGTATGGGAGGCCGCCGGCGTCACCATGATGGTGGTCACCGGGCGCAGCACCGAGCAGATTCAGCAGCTGGCCTCGCTGGTTTAG
- a CDS encoding nuclear transport factor 2 family protein, giving the protein MNADHPAHVAGKRSRDAVAARDKEAWLANFADDAIVQDPIGPSHFDPEGKGHRGRDEISAFWDKAIASTDKIEFNFSDTFQCGDEEANTGNITITMGGHQIVTEGVFTYRANKAGQLVALRAYWELDRAAKTAHKI; this is encoded by the coding sequence ATGAATGCAGATCACCCCGCCCACGTCGCAGGCAAGCGATCCCGTGACGCGGTGGCAGCCCGCGACAAGGAAGCCTGGCTGGCAAACTTCGCCGACGACGCGATCGTGCAAGACCCGATCGGGCCCTCGCACTTCGACCCCGAAGGTAAGGGTCACCGCGGTCGTGACGAGATCTCGGCGTTCTGGGACAAGGCGATCGCCAGCACCGACAAGATCGAGTTCAACTTCTCCGACACCTTCCAGTGCGGCGATGAAGAGGCCAACACCGGCAACATCACCATCACCATGGGCGGGCACCAGATCGTTACCGAGGGTGTGTTCACCTACCGGGCTAACAAGGCCGGTCAGCTCGTGGCGCTGCGCGCCTACTGGGAGTTGGACCGGGCCGCGAAGACCGCTCACAAGATCTAG
- a CDS encoding crotonase/enoyl-CoA hydratase family protein, with protein MSESSEQPHALVEQRGHTLIVTLNRPEARNALSGEMLAIMVEAWDRVDNDDEIRSCILTGAGGYFCAGMDLKAANKKAPGDSFKDGSYDPSRIDGLLKGRRLTKPLIAAVEGPAIAGGTEILQGTDIRIAGESAKFGISEAKWSLYPMGGSAVRLVRQIPYTMACDLLFTGRHITAAEALEMGLIGHVVPDGSALDKALEIAEQINNNGPLAVQAMLRTIHETEGLHENDAFQIDTKIGIKVFLSEDAKEGPRAFAEKRKPEFKNR; from the coding sequence GTGAGCGAGTCGTCAGAACAGCCCCACGCCCTCGTTGAGCAGCGCGGACACACGCTGATCGTCACCCTCAACCGGCCAGAGGCCCGCAACGCTCTTTCCGGCGAAATGCTGGCGATCATGGTCGAGGCGTGGGACCGCGTCGACAACGACGACGAGATCCGCTCGTGCATCCTGACCGGCGCCGGTGGTTATTTCTGCGCGGGCATGGACCTCAAAGCGGCCAACAAGAAGGCACCCGGCGACTCCTTCAAGGACGGCAGCTACGACCCGTCGCGCATCGACGGCCTGCTCAAGGGCCGCCGGTTGACCAAGCCGCTGATCGCCGCGGTGGAGGGCCCGGCCATCGCCGGGGGCACCGAGATCCTGCAGGGCACCGACATCCGCATCGCCGGTGAAAGCGCCAAGTTCGGGATCTCCGAGGCCAAGTGGAGCCTGTACCCGATGGGCGGCTCCGCGGTGCGGCTGGTCCGCCAGATTCCCTACACCATGGCCTGTGACCTGCTGTTCACCGGTCGGCACATCACCGCCGCCGAAGCGCTCGAAATGGGCCTGATCGGGCATGTGGTGCCGGACGGTTCCGCGCTGGACAAGGCGCTGGAGATCGCCGAGCAGATCAACAACAACGGCCCGCTGGCGGTGCAGGCGATGCTGCGCACCATCCACGAGACCGAAGGCCTGCACGAGAACGACGCCTTCCAGATCGACACCAAGATCGGCATCAAGGTGTTCTTGAGCGAGGACGCCAAGGAAGGCCCGCGGGCGTTCGCCGAGAAGCGCAAGCCGGAGTTCAAGAACCGCTGA
- a CDS encoding acetoacetate decarboxylase family protein, with amino-acid sequence MALSQHTIAGTVLTMPVRIRHADVHSAMFSVPADAAQAMIDYSGLQVFQQQPGRAVVNLMLARYIDGDLGRYLEFGTAVMVNPPGSCEASGWRALGSAGAFIHHLPVDQEFTLEAGRTIWGFPKIMADFTVRDTGQGGRRLGFDVAADGQHIATMEFGRGLPVPGLLTSRPRVLQAFSHFDGVTRQVPWEMRISKVRGSLGGTTLRLGTHPYARELAALGLPKRPMMSSTVGRVEMTFGDAQVVGA; translated from the coding sequence ATGGCTCTTTCACAGCACACGATCGCTGGCACTGTGCTTACCATGCCCGTCCGCATCCGTCATGCGGATGTGCATTCCGCAATGTTTTCGGTGCCCGCGGACGCTGCGCAGGCGATGATCGACTACAGCGGTCTGCAGGTCTTCCAGCAGCAGCCGGGACGCGCCGTGGTCAATCTGATGCTGGCCCGCTATATCGACGGCGACCTCGGCCGCTACCTGGAATTCGGCACCGCGGTGATGGTCAACCCGCCGGGTTCATGCGAGGCCAGCGGCTGGCGCGCACTGGGCTCCGCCGGGGCATTCATCCACCACCTGCCGGTCGACCAAGAGTTCACCCTTGAGGCCGGACGCACCATCTGGGGATTCCCGAAGATCATGGCGGACTTCACCGTTCGCGATACCGGTCAGGGAGGCCGGCGATTGGGCTTCGATGTCGCCGCGGACGGCCAGCACATCGCCACCATGGAATTCGGTCGCGGACTACCGGTTCCGGGACTGCTCACATCTCGGCCGAGGGTCCTGCAAGCATTCAGCCACTTCGACGGCGTTACCCGCCAAGTACCTTGGGAAATGCGGATTTCGAAGGTACGAGGCTCACTGGGGGGTACCACGCTGCGGCTGGGCACCCACCCGTACGCCCGCGAACTAGCCGCATTGGGCCTGCCCAAGCGGCCGATGATGTCGTCGACCGTGGGCCGCGTCGAGATGACCTTCGGCGACGCCCAGGTGGTAGGCGCCTAG